CTAGTGtaggaaattttgaaattagaaagtttttcttccattcctttttaatattttgcaGGCAGAATGAAGGGTGTTAGAAACTGGTTGTTTTCTCAATTATTATCCAAGTCAGTGGTTTCATCAAGACCATTACTGGGGAGTGACAGTTTCTTTGGTGAGGAAAATAAAGAACACGTGGATGAAGACCAAGATGGTGAAGGTACATATCAGTCTAAttgatgaatttgtttttgttttagattcaaaattttcttgcCTCTGCTGATTCCATAGattttgagaaaattcatAGCTTGTTTAGTTTACTTATTCAACAGGATCTCTTGTAAGGATGCTGCCACATTGAAATTATCATTGTTGGTCTAAACTATTAAGGGATATATTTTACACAATAGTGAAGGATTGATGTTCTATGTACCTTTgctttttgtaaattttggaaCACAATGAAGCTCTGGTTCCCTGGGAACTTCTTGGAATTTAAACTTCCCCActgccaccgccaccgccaccgccacatACACACACACGCACAAAAAGTGTAGTCTTGATGGTTATGCTGGAGTCTTTAAGGTCTTGGATTCCAAGCCTCTAGATAGAAAACTTTGAAATATATGGTGTCACTAGGTGCTAGCCTTGGAGTGTGTGAAGTTCCTAGGAGATTAGTATGTTGGGTCCTAAGCATAATGCCAGCGGAGTGGGGTCCTTTAATCTtcttcttataaaaaaaaaaaaaatgtttaaatactattttagtttttgtgcTTTCAATTTCGGTTTATTTTGGTCCCTgtactttcaattttggttCAGTTTGGTCCCTgtactttaaaaaatgatcCGTTTTTTAAGTGTTCAAGATCAAAATGGACATTTTGAAAGTACAGAGATGAAATGATCTAAAGTTGAGAGTACAAGGACCAAAATGAACATTTCGAAAATGTAGGGACCAAAGtagtatttaaataaaaagattgaACTAGAAACAATTTCTCGAAGGCATAAAAGATCAAGGAATACTAGAGtgaaaaaaaagtacaaaacagaaaatacaCCCATATAGTGATTAGCCATGAACATGAACTTGTCATAGacctaaaaaaatgaacccCTATTGAAAATGACTCTTTTACTGACTTTTGGTACCATCTTGAGAAAATTGAGAATATCGATAAGGGCCTTCCAAATCTGCTGCTAAAGATTTGAGTCATTTTGGCAGAGTTCTTTGTTGGTCATCAATACATTTatagttccttttttttatcaatacttttagttgtttgaattttttcttcctGCCTGATTTGGTTGttatttgtatttcattaacaaatgagttaattaactatttatgGTCACCATTTGTAAAGATTCaagaaacatatatatttatgttcatCACTTGTAGAGATTCATATTCTGTTATCTCTTATCCTTGTACCCCAGCAGCCTTCGTGGTAGTTTGGCTTCACTTCTGTTATTTGTGGCTAGATGTAGGCTAAACTACTGAGCTTTCTGAACTTTTTTTAATGGCCAAGTTTATGCCTGGCTTTAACATTAATGTTCTTCTCTGTCAACCAATTTGTCCCAATGAGTCACAGGGTAGAAATATAATGTTGATGGTGCTATTTGGTCGCTGATCAGAGAAAATGGTTTTATTGAAGAATTCTTTACTGTTAAAGCTGCTTAGAATGAGCTACATTCTACTGTAGAATAATGTAAACTTGCTTTATAAACcgtttctgttttttttttccaagtttGCAAATTCTATAATAGCATCACATTATCTTTTGAAGTTGCTCAAGCAACCACTATTGTACCGCCCACTGCCCCTCATACATCAGACTCTGGCGGTAGTTTGGAGAATCAAGAAGATTTGGCCCTGGAACAGTCTCAACATAGCTCTAACAGGGTAAAGGTGGATGTGTTGACAATGATTGAGGACCTCCAAGTTCAGTTCTTTCGACTTCTGCAGAGAATCGGGCAGACATCGAACAATTTGCTAGTGGAAAAGGTCCTGTATCGAATACATCTAGCAACTTTGATACAGGTAGGAGAATCCGACCTCAAAAGAGTAAATCTTGAAAGAGGCAAAGCCAGAGAAAAAGCAGCTGAACAAGAAGCAGCTGGGATACCAGAATCAAGCTTCACATTTAGAGTACTTGTATTGGGAAAAACAGGAGTTGGCAAGAGTGCTACAATAAACTCCCTCTTTGATCAAGCAAAAACTGCAACTGATGCATTTCAACCTGCAACCGATCGTATTCAGGAGATTGTGGGAACGATCAATGGGATTAAAGTATCCTTCATTGATACCCCCGGTCTTTCCCAATCGTCCTCGGGAAATATGaagagaaataagaaaatcttGTTTTCTGTGAAGAGATATATAAGGAAATCCCCACCAGATATTGTTTTGTACTTTGAGCGCCTTGACCTCATAAACAAGAATCATGCTGACTACTTTTTAATGAAGCTAATAAATGAGGTCTTTGGTCCTGCAATTTGGTTCAACACCATCCTAGTCTTGACACATTGTTCCTCAGCTCTTCCAGAAGGACCTGATGGATATCCTGTCTCCTTCGAATCATATGTGTCCCATTGCTCAGAGCTTTTGCAGCAAAATATACATCAGGCATTGTCGGACCCAAGACTTGAAAATCCCGTTCTCTTGGTCGAGAACCATCCTCAgtgtaagaaaaatattatggGAGAAAAAGTTCTTCCAAATGGGCAGGCCTGGAGATCACATTTCTTGTTGTTGTGCATTTGTTATAAAGTTTTGGGCAGCATTAATACCctattgaaatttcaaaattgcaTTGAGCTAGGGCCATTAGCTGCTAATACCCGGCTGCCTTCACTTCCCCACTTACTCTCATCTATTTTACGGCGCCGAAATACGACAAGTCCATCAGATGTAGACTATGACATTGAAGCTATTCTAATCAGGgacaatgaagaagatgagtacGATGATCTACCTTCGATTCGCATTCTGACAAAATCCCAATTCGAGAAGCTGTCGAACTCACAGAAAAAGGAATACCTGGATGAGCTGGAATACAGGGAAACTCTATATTTAAAGAAACAGCTAAGAGAAGAGTATCAAAGGAGGAAGGAAATCAAGCTTTTAAAACATAGAGACTCGGAACACAATGATAATAATGGTGATTTGCAGGCATCGCCCGAGGCGGAAGCTGTTCTGCTTCCAGATATGGCTGTCCCACCCAGTTTCGACTCAGATTGTCCTGTTCATAGATATCGTTGCATCGCAGTAGATGAtcagtggattgtgagacctgTTCTTGACCCACAAGGATGGGATCATGATGTAGGCTTCGATGGGATAAATCTCGAAACAGCGATGGAGatgaacaaaaatgtttttacCTCAGTCACTGGGCAGGTGAGTAAAGATAAGCGTTTCTTTAACATTCAATCTGAGTGTGCTGCCTCTTACATGGATTCTAGGGGATCTTCTTATACTTTAGGTCTAGATGTTCAATCTTCTGGTACAGATAGGATATACACTGTTCATAGTAATGCTAAGCTGGGGAACATTAAGCACAGCCATCCTGGAATTGGACTTTCTCTGATATCTTTCAAGAGAAATTGCTATTATGGTGTGAAGCTTGAAGATACCATATCGATAGGTAAGCGAGTGAAGCTCGTAGCCAATGGCGGTCGTATAGAAGGAGCAGGACAAATGGCATATGGTGGAAGCATAGTAGCTACTTTAAGAGGTGAAGACTACCCAGTGAGGAATGACCATCTCAGTCTAACGATGACCGTCCTCTCTTTCGACAAGGAAACCATCCTGAGCGGGAATGTAGAGTCTGAGTTTCGGCTTAGCCGAAGCATGAGACTGTCGGTTAACGCCAACTTAAATACACGTAAAATGGGTCAGATCTGCATAAAAACAAGTAGCTGTGAGCATTTGCA
The nucleotide sequence above comes from Cucurbita pepo subsp. pepo cultivar mu-cu-16 chromosome LG11, ASM280686v2, whole genome shotgun sequence. Encoded proteins:
- the LOC111805177 gene encoding translocase of chloroplast 90, chloroplastic-like, which translates into the protein MKGVRNWLFSQLLSKSVVSSRPLLGSDSFFGEENKEHVDEDQDGEVAQATTIVPPTAPHTSDSGGSLENQEDLALEQSQHSSNRVKVDVLTMIEDLQVQFFRLLQRIGQTSNNLLVEKVLYRIHLATLIQVGESDLKRVNLERGKAREKAAEQEAAGIPESSFTFRVLVLGKTGVGKSATINSLFDQAKTATDAFQPATDRIQEIVGTINGIKVSFIDTPGLSQSSSGNMKRNKKILFSVKRYIRKSPPDIVLYFERLDLINKNHADYFLMKLINEVFGPAIWFNTILVLTHCSSALPEGPDGYPVSFESYVSHCSELLQQNIHQALSDPRLENPVLLVENHPQCKKNIMGEKVLPNGQAWRSHFLLLCICYKVLGSINTLLKFQNCIELGPLAANTRLPSLPHLLSSILRRRNTTSPSDVDYDIEAILIRDNEEDEYDDLPSIRILTKSQFEKLSNSQKKEYLDELEYRETLYLKKQLREEYQRRKEIKLLKHRDSEHNDNNGDLQASPEAEAVLLPDMAVPPSFDSDCPVHRYRCIAVDDQWIVRPVLDPQGWDHDVGFDGINLETAMEMNKNVFTSVTGQVSKDKRFFNIQSECAASYMDSRGSSYTLGLDVQSSGTDRIYTVHSNAKLGNIKHSHPGIGLSLISFKRNCYYGVKLEDTISIGKRVKLVANGGRIEGAGQMAYGGSIVATLRGEDYPVRNDHLSLTMTVLSFDKETILSGNVESEFRLSRSMRLSVNANLNTRKMGQICIKTSSCEHLQIALISGFTILRALLRRKEIETM